Below is a genomic region from Anaerolineae bacterium.
TTTTGAAAGCTTGCCGGGTATAGGTTTGAGCATTCTTCTCCACTTCCGCCTCGGTCAGCACCGGGCGGGTCTTATCCTTGTCGCTGGGGTCGCCCACCAGGCTGGTATAACTGCCAATGAGAAACGTCACTTCGTGCCCCAACTCCTGAAACTGGCGCAGTTTGCGCATGGTGATGGTATGGCCAATGTGCAAATCCGAGGTGCGCGGGTCGTAGCCACAATACACCCGCAAGGGGCGCTTCTCCCGCTCCGACTCAATCAGCCGTTCGCGCAGTTCGGCGGCCATGTTGGCTTTGGTTTGCTCGTCGCCGTATTCGGCGCCTTGCATGAGCAGGTGCACTTGCTCAGCAATGCTCATTTGATTCATGGTGACTCATTCTCCTAAAACAACTTAAAATTCTCCCCGTCAACTTGCCGGGCCTGGTGCAGCAACACCGCGTTCATCAACTCAATGGCCAGCCGCGATTCCAGGGTCACCCCGGCCCGGACTCCCACACAGGGGTCGTGCCGGCCCTTTTTGACCATAAAGTCAATCTCTTCCAGGTTTTTACGCACAGACAATTGCGGTTTAATAATGGTAGAAGTTGGTTTAAAACCCACCCGGCACACCAGCGGCATGCCGGTGGTAATGCCGCCCAACACCCCCCCGTGGCTGTTGGCCTGATACCCGGCCCGGCGAATAGGGTCGTTGTTTTCGCTGCCCCGCCGGGCAATCACCGCGGCCCCGTCGCCGATTTCGCAGAATTGGGCGGCGTTCAAGCCGCCCAGGGCGCCCATCAGCCGCAGCTTCAAACTCTGGTACAGGGGGTCTCCCACCAAAGGCGGCACATTCACTGCCACCACCTCCACCGCCGCGCCCACCGAGTCGCCTTGCTGGCGGGTTTCCTTGATCAACGCGGCGGCGGCGCGGGCAAAATCGGCGTCAAGGGTGTGGATTTCGACGTCGGCCAACTTTTGCTCAATTTGTTCAAGTTCATGGCCGGGTATTTGCCAATTTTGAGACTCGCGGACAAGCCGGGTAAAATGGTCGGCCAAGCTCAGCGATGTTTTGAGCGGCCCCACCTGGCAAATGGAAGAGAGGATGGCCGTGCCAAAGTATTCTTTGAGA
It encodes:
- a CDS encoding chorismate synthase encodes the protein MEILGGPLFAVAGAGESHGPAITTIIFGCPPGLRLSRQEVQKYLDRRRPGSSKHGTPRHESDKMVFLAGLYAEGALDRLLAGPEIRVRVDGQEHQTETYEEGYTTGEPIAAIVLSTSPKSRHYQQFAGPTGEVRPGHTDLVKYYQSKGFVDIRGGGRSSYRSTISDVIGGSIARIFLKEYFGTAILSSICQVGPLKTSLSLADHFTRLVRESQNWQIPGHELEQIEQKLADVEIHTLDADFARAAAALIKETRQQGDSVGAAVEVVAVNVPPLVGDPLYQSLKLRLMGALGGLNAAQFCEIGDGAAVIARRGSENNDPIRRAGYQANSHGGVLGGITTGMPLVCRVGFKPTSTIIKPQLSVRKNLEEIDFMVKKGRHDPCVGVRAGVTLESRLAIELMNAVLLHQARQVDGENFKLF